The Amycolatopsis mongoliensis genome includes a window with the following:
- a CDS encoding DUF2855 family protein has protein sequence MGFVRVTRSNHPGYAAGDRFFAYAPSSSHHVVRPRPPGRGFLDTAPGRHFAHPWYRTFRPAGPADHRGDRRTLLRRVHPASFPVGDFVTGRAGDGELTVVTSASSKVGIGIAHRLRSNANVHTVGLTSDGDSGFHRLRRLRRGGHRR, from the coding sequence GTGGGCTTCGTCCGGGTGACGCGTTCGAACCATCCCGGCTACGCGGCGGGCGACCGGTTCTTCGCCTACGCGCCGTCGTCGAGCCACCACGTGGTCCGGCCGCGACCGCCCGGGCGCGGGTTCCTGGACACCGCGCCAGGCCGGCACTTCGCGCACCCGTGGTACCGGACGTTCCGGCCAGCCGGTCCGGCGGACCACCGCGGCGACCGGCGCACCCTGCTCCGGCGCGTCCACCCCGCGTCGTTCCCCGTCGGCGACTTCGTCACGGGCAGGGCGGGCGACGGCGAGCTCACCGTCGTCACCTCGGCCTCGAGCAAGGTGGGCATCGGGATCGCGCACCGCCTGCGCAGCAACGCGAACGTGCACACCGTCGGCCTCACGTCGGACGGCGACTCCGGGTTCCACCGGCTTCGGCGTCTACGACGAGGTGGCCACCGACGATGA